In Methylacidiphilum infernorum V4, a single window of DNA contains:
- a CDS encoding tyrosine-type recombinase/integrase — protein sequence MDSKKRTSLSPEISGWIERYIHYLLAKSFSLYTVRNYVQPLKEFFSFVKWQQCKEPKIEECRDYLYFLCKRPDLKPSSIRVRFAALRSFFNFFYREKKINKESPFSQVMLPKPDRNLPRYLSLEQVQALLNAPQKKWEKEKEKGKKSRWNEWQWKRDQAWLETLYGAGLRVGELSSLKRKNFFPSDLALLVEGKRKKERYCILGEVATASLCSYLESCPFESEFLFVSSRGKPLTPRFFQLSLKEYLAIAGLDQSISPHKLRHTFATHLLEGGADLRSIQELLGHAHLSTTQIYTAVSAEHLKESYFRTHPRA from the coding sequence ATGGATTCTAAGAAAAGAACTTCCTTGTCGCCGGAAATCTCGGGATGGATTGAAAGGTATATCCATTATCTTTTAGCTAAAAGTTTTTCTTTATACACGGTGAGAAACTATGTCCAGCCGTTGAAAGAATTTTTTTCTTTCGTGAAGTGGCAGCAGTGTAAAGAGCCGAAGATAGAAGAATGTCGAGATTATCTTTATTTTCTTTGCAAAAGGCCGGATTTAAAACCGAGTTCTATTCGGGTCCGATTTGCGGCTTTGCGTTCCTTTTTTAATTTTTTTTACAGAGAGAAAAAGATAAACAAGGAAAGCCCTTTTTCCCAGGTTATGTTGCCTAAGCCCGATCGTAATCTGCCGAGATACTTGAGCTTAGAACAGGTTCAAGCCTTGCTCAATGCTCCGCAAAAAAAATGGGAAAAGGAAAAAGAAAAGGGGAAAAAATCCAGGTGGAATGAGTGGCAATGGAAAAGAGACCAAGCGTGGTTAGAAACTCTTTATGGAGCGGGTCTTAGGGTCGGAGAGCTGAGTTCTCTTAAAAGGAAAAACTTTTTTCCCTCAGATCTAGCCCTTCTCGTCGAAGGGAAAAGGAAAAAAGAAAGGTATTGTATTCTCGGGGAAGTCGCCACCGCCTCCCTATGTTCTTATTTAGAAAGCTGTCCTTTTGAGTCGGAATTTCTTTTCGTTTCTTCCAGAGGAAAACCTCTTACGCCCCGTTTTTTCCAACTTTCTTTAAAAGAGTATTTAGCCATTGCCGGGTTAGATCAGTCGATAAGCCCCCATAAATTAAGGCATACCTTTGCAACCCACCTGTTAGAAGGAGGAGCGGATTTGAGGAGTATTCAAGAATTGTTGGGTCATGCTCATCTTTCGACCACTCAAATATATACGGCGGTCAGCGCAGAGCATCTAAAAGAATCTTATTTTAGAACTCACCCTAGGGCTTGA
- a CDS encoding 3-deoxy-D-manno-octulosonic acid transferase yields the protein MRSFVIRVLYTLLFIIFTLFSLPYYYVKLRRRGNPFEGIGQRFGMYPRKKNSYLKGVDLWIHGVSVGEVLIGKVILKELWKIDPEIKVAFTTTTSTGLRMALSEPRDKCSVYYFPLDFPWAVKRTFSFLNPRLVVLIETEIWPNFIEESTKRKIPIILCNARLSERTEKWYKFFSWFMKPFLNQLSLILVTHESETERFARVGFPPERIFCMGSMKFDVADYRTDLERTTTWWGKLGWDQGSLIILGGSTHRGEEEILVKAFIRLKQKWPNLRLILAPRHAERAREIKSLCLDYGISPVMRTELETINDLQPSSDILIVDTTGELRALYEKADLVFVGKSLTAKGGQNFIEAARAGKAILVGPNMQNFKLLFKLFLDCEALTVVKDEADFSHKLQELIEDEKARKMMGKKAKSVFMKNVGVGRKTAEIVYNYLEYQKRLTAKRPFENLLKEAS from the coding sequence ATGCGTTCTTTTGTTATCCGGGTTCTTTATACTTTACTTTTCATTATTTTTACACTGTTTAGCTTGCCCTATTACTACGTGAAATTGCGCAGAAGGGGTAATCCTTTTGAAGGGATCGGGCAGCGGTTCGGGATGTATCCAAGGAAAAAAAATTCTTATTTAAAGGGCGTAGACTTATGGATACATGGGGTGAGTGTGGGAGAGGTCTTGATTGGGAAAGTCATTTTAAAAGAACTTTGGAAGATAGATCCCGAAATCAAGGTTGCCTTTACCACAACCACTTCAACAGGGCTCAGAATGGCGTTATCTGAACCAAGGGATAAGTGCTCGGTTTATTATTTTCCCCTTGACTTTCCTTGGGCCGTAAAAAGGACCTTTTCCTTTTTAAATCCTCGGTTAGTCGTTCTTATCGAAACGGAAATTTGGCCAAATTTTATCGAAGAATCGACAAAAAGAAAAATTCCCATTATCCTCTGTAACGCAAGGCTTTCGGAAAGGACGGAAAAATGGTACAAGTTTTTTTCTTGGTTCATGAAGCCTTTTCTTAACCAGTTAAGCTTAATTCTCGTTACCCACGAATCTGAAACGGAGAGATTTGCAAGGGTTGGATTTCCTCCTGAGAGAATATTTTGCATGGGGAGCATGAAATTTGATGTTGCCGATTATAGAACTGACTTGGAGAGAACCACGACATGGTGGGGAAAACTGGGATGGGATCAAGGCAGTTTAATTATTCTTGGAGGCAGTACTCACCGTGGTGAAGAAGAAATCCTGGTCAAGGCATTTATCCGACTGAAACAAAAGTGGCCTAATCTTCGCTTAATTTTAGCCCCTCGTCATGCAGAAAGAGCAAGGGAGATTAAAAGCCTTTGCCTGGATTATGGAATCAGCCCGGTAATGAGAACCGAGCTTGAGACAATTAATGATCTACAGCCTTCGTCGGATATTCTTATAGTGGATACAACCGGGGAGTTAAGGGCGCTTTATGAAAAGGCAGATCTTGTGTTTGTGGGTAAAAGTTTAACGGCAAAGGGAGGACAGAATTTTATAGAAGCGGCTAGGGCAGGGAAAGCGATACTGGTTGGTCCAAACATGCAAAATTTTAAATTGTTATTTAAACTCTTCTTAGACTGTGAAGCCCTTACCGTGGTCAAGGACGAGGCGGATTTTTCTCACAAACTCCAAGAGTTGATCGAAGATGAAAAAGCCAGAAAAATGATGGGGAAAAAAGCAAAATCGGTATTTATGAAAAATGTAGGAGTGGGAAGAAAAACAGCAGAAATCGTGTATAATTATTTGGAATATCAAAAGAGGCTCACCGCAAAAAGACCTTTTGAAAATCTGCTTAAAGAGGCTTCCTAG
- a CDS encoding ABC transporter ATP-binding protein, whose protein sequence is MSISSFIQTESAGSTRTTRRIKVEVKNLSFSYGERKALNDVSFEVEEGTIAGILGPNGSGKTTLFRILSTLLPLTSGSVKLAGFSYPAEGALARSVLGIVFQSPSLDKKLTVEENLQHQGHLYNLHGKDLRQRIDELLELFHLSERKKDLVETLSGGLQRRVEVAKGILHQPEILILDEPSTGIDPAARREIWNYLFTLRNEFHLTILVTTHLMEEAERCDKVLIMDKGKVVAWDSPDQLRSLIPGLILTVRSSTLELLEQQIVSLGRTPIKVNGALVVESKRGENYSSLLQFAANLLEKQPNSISALTIAQTSLEDVFLHLTGHQFLIGEKEDETAY, encoded by the coding sequence ATGAGCATAAGTTCATTTATTCAAACAGAATCTGCTGGATCTACGAGGACGACACGGAGAATCAAAGTAGAGGTTAAAAACTTGTCCTTTTCTTATGGGGAACGCAAGGCACTCAACGATGTCAGTTTTGAAGTAGAAGAAGGGACCATAGCCGGAATCCTGGGTCCTAATGGCAGTGGTAAAACAACCCTTTTTAGGATTCTTTCAACCCTGTTGCCCTTAACCTCTGGCTCTGTGAAACTTGCAGGGTTTTCTTATCCAGCAGAAGGAGCTCTCGCTCGTTCCGTATTGGGCATAGTGTTTCAGTCTCCAAGTTTGGATAAAAAATTGACTGTTGAAGAAAACTTACAGCATCAGGGTCATTTGTATAATTTGCATGGAAAGGATCTCCGTCAACGTATAGACGAACTGCTGGAACTCTTTCATCTTTCGGAAAGGAAAAAGGATCTTGTTGAAACTCTCTCCGGGGGGCTTCAAAGAAGGGTAGAAGTGGCCAAAGGAATATTGCATCAACCAGAGATTCTCATTTTAGACGAACCCAGCACGGGGATAGATCCGGCTGCACGTCGGGAGATTTGGAATTATCTTTTTACTTTGCGCAATGAATTCCATTTAACGATCTTGGTGACCACGCATCTCATGGAAGAAGCGGAACGATGCGATAAGGTCCTGATCATGGATAAGGGAAAGGTTGTTGCCTGGGATAGCCCGGATCAATTAAGGTCTTTAATCCCCGGTCTTATTCTTACGGTTCGCTCTTCGACTTTAGAGCTTTTGGAACAGCAGATCGTGAGCCTGGGCAGGACCCCGATTAAAGTGAATGGAGCTTTAGTTGTTGAATCTAAAAGAGGAGAAAATTATAGCTCCCTTCTTCAATTTGCGGCAAATTTATTAGAAAAACAACCTAACTCTATCTCCGCCTTGACTATTGCCCAAACATCTCTTGAAGATGTTTTCCTGCATTTGACTGGCCATCAATTTTTGATAGGAGAAAAAGAAGATGAAACCGCCTATTAG
- a CDS encoding SCO family protein produces MNLQNKESPQSLIKTLVVLFVSLVAISFFLNLTSSYFQVKYWKERSNMPKIRQIPPFSLIRSDGVTITERELKGKVWVADLIYTHCPGPCSTESLRMSQLQSILGKLEGVRLVSISIDPEMDNAQALRKYAEGFHADPTFWYFLTGKSQNIQDFVVKGLALGMGENPQDKRQAEGRFYHSTQFVLIDQEGFIRKYYDGLNQKTPKDLSIDILLLLQEASKNNKGT; encoded by the coding sequence ATGAATTTACAAAATAAAGAAAGTCCCCAAAGCCTTATCAAAACATTAGTTGTTCTTTTCGTTTCCCTGGTGGCTATTTCCTTTTTCCTTAACCTGACTTCCAGTTATTTCCAAGTTAAATACTGGAAAGAAAGGTCAAACATGCCCAAGATCCGGCAGATTCCTCCTTTTTCTTTAATAAGGTCTGATGGGGTGACAATTACCGAACGAGAATTGAAAGGGAAAGTGTGGGTGGCCGACTTGATTTATACCCATTGTCCCGGTCCCTGTTCGACAGAATCCTTGAGGATGTCTCAGCTACAAAGCATTTTGGGCAAGCTCGAGGGAGTACGCTTGGTTTCCATATCCATAGATCCAGAAATGGACAATGCCCAGGCTTTAAGAAAGTATGCGGAAGGATTCCATGCCGACCCTACTTTTTGGTACTTTTTAACTGGGAAGTCCCAGAACATCCAGGATTTTGTCGTCAAGGGATTGGCTTTGGGAATGGGAGAAAATCCTCAAGATAAAAGGCAAGCCGAGGGAAGATTTTATCATTCCACCCAATTTGTTTTAATCGATCAAGAGGGCTTTATACGAAAATATTACGATGGATTGAACCAAAAAACCCCGAAAGATCTCTCTATAGACATTCTCCTTTTGTTGCAAGAAGCTTCAAAAAATAATAAAGGAACATAA
- a CDS encoding ABC transporter permease has translation MKPPIRRVGNNTLAVYTLWKREVVRFLRQKNRIVGALGTPLVFWLLIGSGVGRSFHAPNGQNYLIYFFPGMMLLILLFTAIFSTISIIEDRREGFLQAVLCAPISRGSIVVSKLLGGTTLGLLQSLIVYFLVLPMGIPFSLERFFGVVLTLALLGMAMTAVGYILAWPLDSVQGYHALMNLLLMPLWLLSGALFPAEGAYGWIKTLIFLNPLYYGLEMLRFWLSPYSSLDLGKLLMYFFITLLFFITMTALSIWVTDKIKVKHP, from the coding sequence ATGAAACCGCCTATTAGAAGAGTGGGGAACAATACCCTAGCCGTATATACTCTTTGGAAAAGGGAGGTCGTTCGGTTTTTGAGACAGAAAAACAGGATAGTCGGTGCATTAGGCACTCCTTTAGTGTTCTGGCTTTTAATTGGTTCGGGCGTGGGTCGTTCTTTCCATGCTCCCAATGGACAGAATTACTTGATTTACTTTTTTCCGGGGATGATGCTTCTTATCCTTCTTTTTACCGCTATATTTTCCACCATTTCTATTATAGAGGATAGGAGAGAGGGTTTTCTTCAAGCCGTGCTTTGTGCTCCTATATCCCGTGGATCGATCGTCGTTTCTAAACTTTTAGGAGGGACAACATTAGGGCTGTTGCAATCGCTTATAGTTTACTTTTTAGTTTTGCCCATGGGTATTCCTTTTAGTCTTGAGAGGTTTTTTGGTGTAGTCCTTACCTTGGCTTTACTAGGCATGGCGATGACCGCCGTCGGCTATATCTTGGCATGGCCCTTGGACTCGGTCCAAGGCTACCATGCTTTAATGAATCTTTTGCTGATGCCTTTGTGGCTTTTATCGGGTGCGCTTTTTCCTGCTGAAGGGGCTTATGGATGGATTAAAACCTTGATCTTTCTTAATCCCCTTTACTACGGCTTGGAAATGTTGCGGTTTTGGTTGAGTCCCTACTCCTCTCTTGATCTGGGAAAATTGTTGATGTACTTTTTTATTACCCTGCTGTTTTTCATAACCATGACAGCACTCAGTATTTGGGTAACCGATAAAATTAAAGTGAAACATCCATGA
- a CDS encoding DUF420 domain-containing protein, with product MSIKDFPAINASLNALTFFFLLLGYIAIKKGRRDAHKIFMITAVFLSIAFLCCYLIYHYFHGATPFPRHDWSRPLYFTILTTHTVLAIVNLPAIFLAVYFALKSSFDKHTRITRLLWPSWVYVSITGVLVYFMLYHWFVKT from the coding sequence ATGTCGATTAAGGATTTCCCAGCCATCAATGCCTCGTTAAACGCACTGACATTCTTTTTCCTTTTGCTAGGCTATATAGCTATAAAAAAGGGAAGGAGGGATGCCCATAAGATTTTCATGATTACCGCTGTTTTTTTATCCATAGCTTTTCTTTGTTGTTATCTCATTTATCATTACTTTCATGGCGCTACCCCTTTTCCACGGCATGACTGGTCAAGGCCCCTTTATTTCACCATTTTGACTACCCATACTGTTCTTGCTATCGTTAATTTGCCGGCTATTTTTTTAGCCGTTTATTTTGCCTTGAAAAGCAGCTTTGATAAACATACTCGGATTACAAGACTTCTATGGCCCAGTTGGGTGTATGTGTCTATAACTGGAGTGTTGGTTTATTTCATGCTTTATCATTGGTTTGTTAAGACCTAA
- the ppc gene encoding phosphoenolpyruvate carboxylase, whose protein sequence is MSVRKQLSSLQRISPEHDFSLLSRTIHFLGDTLGKVITQLEGEKILSIEETIRKLAKESRKGKEEATRKLSDIVRGLDIDMAYRMAMAFTCYFELVNLAEENYRVRILMKRRINQLNHPQKAIPKESIESAISQLKKAKVKKEEIQEILEKMEIVLVFTAHPTEIKRQTILNKLCEISSYLKKESFNSKPSPAIHSTVERLIASLWLTERSRSKNPQVLDEVRTGLWYFEHTLWDVIPELHNELQRVLDIYYPGVTLKPKWISFGSWIGGDRDGNFQVTTKTTATTFILQRNLALRKVSQSLERLSEIFSISSQRIPPTKKVIRLLNEKLKSFPSLKEEYERYPNEPYRLVLLALKKEVENSINKISENDLLDFFHDCKPDTTLKAITEVLEALKENFDAPQTRIFLEGEFQKLAQCIEVFGIHIFSLDIRQHSAIHEEAIEEILRLNGHPEISYALLDEKEKVGLLNKLLEGPLPSLHSLYNRASDKLKEVLGPILVFSRSIAILGKEVCGCYLISMTSGLSDILEVLYLCKICRCSIDIAPLFETLSDLKSSPQTLQDLLSHPLYRKYLQERSDKQIVMLGYSDSNKDCGYMTSNWWLFQIQEKLHEVCRVHGVSLVLFHGRGGTIARGGGPAAKAILAQPKGLLEGKIRITEQGEVLSTRYHDFDIAFRILEQTTYGVLLAIHKSRKKTILPKSWEKTIECIAEESYRAYTHLLHQEPDFLRFWQEVTPINEIGSLKIASRPIFRFRLNNFEDLRAIPWVFSWMQTRFVIPGWYGIGSSLKKVIETSPKALSILQKMYEKWTFFQTVIDNAQLSLAKTDIDIARLYCDLASDKNLAQRIFSIIEAEYKKTVETILKITLQNNILDHEPILQRSIQLRNPYVDPLNYIQVEMIKRNRAGQPPTALEIDKIKSVIELTINGISAGLRNTG, encoded by the coding sequence GTGAGTGTCAGAAAACAGCTAAGTAGCCTTCAGCGCATCTCTCCAGAACATGATTTTTCTCTTTTATCCAGGACCATCCATTTTCTTGGAGATACCTTGGGAAAAGTCATTACCCAGCTTGAGGGAGAAAAAATCCTATCCATTGAAGAGACGATAAGAAAATTGGCAAAAGAAAGCCGTAAAGGCAAAGAAGAAGCAACCCGGAAGTTATCCGATATTGTCCGAGGATTGGACATAGACATGGCTTACAGGATGGCCATGGCTTTTACCTGCTACTTCGAACTCGTCAATCTTGCCGAAGAAAACTATAGAGTTCGAATTTTAATGAAACGGCGGATCAATCAACTCAACCATCCCCAAAAAGCTATTCCCAAGGAGTCCATAGAATCGGCGATCTCCCAGTTAAAAAAGGCCAAGGTTAAAAAAGAGGAGATCCAGGAAATTCTTGAGAAGATGGAAATCGTGCTTGTCTTTACGGCCCACCCCACGGAAATAAAAAGGCAGACGATATTAAATAAACTGTGTGAAATTTCTTCTTATTTAAAAAAAGAATCTTTCAACTCCAAGCCTTCCCCGGCCATTCATTCAACCGTTGAAAGATTAATCGCTTCTTTGTGGCTCACGGAAAGATCGAGATCAAAGAATCCTCAAGTTCTGGATGAAGTACGCACCGGGCTGTGGTACTTCGAACATACCCTATGGGATGTCATCCCCGAACTCCATAACGAATTGCAAAGAGTCCTTGATATTTACTATCCTGGAGTAACCTTAAAGCCCAAGTGGATATCTTTTGGTTCCTGGATTGGTGGCGATCGCGACGGCAATTTTCAGGTCACTACGAAAACTACGGCAACCACGTTCATTCTCCAACGCAACCTTGCCCTAAGAAAAGTTTCTCAGAGTCTCGAACGGCTTTCTGAAATTTTCTCTATTTCAAGCCAACGGATCCCTCCTACAAAAAAAGTTATCCGGCTGTTGAATGAAAAGCTAAAGTCTTTCCCCTCTCTCAAAGAAGAATATGAAAGGTATCCCAATGAGCCTTACCGGCTTGTTCTTTTGGCTCTAAAAAAAGAAGTGGAAAACTCGATAAATAAAATTTCTGAGAACGACTTGCTCGATTTTTTTCATGATTGCAAGCCAGATACGACCCTGAAGGCTATTACCGAAGTCTTGGAAGCTTTGAAAGAAAATTTTGACGCTCCACAGACGAGAATATTTCTCGAGGGAGAATTTCAAAAACTTGCTCAATGCATCGAAGTTTTCGGGATCCATATCTTTTCACTGGATATTCGACAACATTCCGCCATTCACGAGGAAGCTATTGAAGAAATACTGCGACTTAATGGACATCCCGAAATTTCCTATGCTTTGCTTGATGAAAAGGAAAAGGTAGGGTTGCTCAACAAGTTGCTGGAAGGGCCCCTTCCTTCCCTGCATTCTCTTTACAATCGAGCTTCGGATAAACTTAAGGAAGTCCTTGGTCCAATCCTGGTCTTTTCCCGGTCTATAGCTATTCTGGGCAAAGAAGTTTGCGGTTGCTATCTTATAAGCATGACTTCCGGGCTCTCCGATATCCTAGAAGTCCTTTATTTGTGTAAAATATGCCGATGTTCAATCGACATTGCTCCGCTTTTCGAAACTCTGTCTGACTTAAAGTCTTCTCCACAAACCCTTCAGGACCTTCTCTCTCATCCTCTTTATAGAAAGTACCTACAAGAACGTTCCGACAAACAGATCGTCATGCTCGGATATTCCGATAGCAACAAAGATTGTGGATACATGACGTCAAACTGGTGGCTTTTTCAGATACAAGAAAAGCTTCATGAAGTCTGCCGTGTTCATGGCGTCAGCCTCGTTTTATTTCACGGTAGAGGAGGAACAATAGCTCGCGGAGGGGGACCTGCAGCAAAAGCCATACTCGCCCAACCCAAAGGTCTATTAGAGGGTAAAATCAGGATTACCGAGCAGGGAGAAGTCCTTTCAACCCGTTACCACGATTTCGATATCGCTTTCCGGATTCTTGAACAGACTACTTATGGTGTTCTCCTCGCTATTCATAAAAGTAGAAAAAAAACAATTCTTCCCAAGTCATGGGAAAAAACGATAGAATGCATTGCTGAAGAAAGTTATAGGGCTTATACCCATCTCCTTCATCAAGAGCCTGATTTTTTGCGCTTTTGGCAGGAAGTCACCCCGATAAACGAAATCGGTTCTCTAAAAATCGCATCCCGTCCCATTTTTAGATTTCGGTTAAACAATTTTGAAGATCTTAGGGCTATTCCCTGGGTTTTTTCTTGGATGCAAACCCGTTTTGTCATTCCTGGATGGTACGGTATTGGTTCCAGCTTAAAAAAGGTGATTGAAACAAGCCCAAAGGCTTTGTCCATTCTCCAAAAGATGTACGAAAAGTGGACCTTCTTTCAAACGGTCATCGATAACGCCCAACTTTCCCTGGCTAAAACCGATATCGATATTGCCAGGTTATATTGCGACTTGGCTTCAGACAAAAATTTGGCCCAAAGAATATTTTCCATCATAGAAGCGGAATACAAGAAGACGGTTGAAACCATTCTTAAAATTACCCTTCAAAATAATATCCTTGATCATGAACCCATTCTTCAGAGGTCTATACAACTCAGAAATCCTTATGTCGATCCCCTGAATTATATTCAGGTCGAAATGATCAAACGCAATCGAGCAGGCCAGCCGCCAACCGCGTTGGAAATAGACAAGATAAAATCGGTGATCGAGTTGACCATAAACGGTATAAGTGCAGGGCTTAGAAACACCGGTTAA